The following DNA comes from Deltaproteobacteria bacterium.
AGGCGTCAGATACCATTGCCGACCCCGGCAAACCCCCTCTGGCCTCCCTGGTTGCTGCGTCTATTTCATCTTTGAGAGAAGCTTCCTTTTCGCCTCTGGCAACAGCGAGCTCCAGGTCCTTGCAGGAAATGGAATGTTTCTGGAAGCAGAGTCGGTCAGCATACTTGGTGTAGGCTTTGTAGACCGCGATCTCGGCCACTCCCACGCGGTCCTGTTCTCCGGTGCCAATTCCCACGGTACATTCGTCCTTGACGTAGAGCACCGAGTTTGAGGTCACACCCTGTTCGATGCTCCAGCCAAAGAGAAGATCCCTGAGTTCATCTGGAGTGGGTTGACGGTTGATGCGATACGTTTTCCCCTGATATTCGGCTTCAGCCGGCTTGAAGTCATCGACACTCAGAATTGCATTGAGAGGGGACTGCTGCACGATAAGGCCGCCGTCCATGAGAGACTTGAACTCGACAAATCTCTTTGTCCGAAATTCTTTCAACTGGTCGATGCGAGAGATTCGAATGATCCTGAGATTGGGCCGTTGTCTGAGGATGTCAATCGTACCCTCTTCATAGTCCGGAGCTGCCACCACTTCAAGGTAATTGGCGCTCACCAGTTCCGCGGTCGCTCTGTCTACCGGCTTGTTGAAGACCACGCACCCTCCGAAGGCAGCAATTCGGTCCGCCATGTTGGCCCGGTCATAAGCTTCGGCCAGAGTGCTGCCATGGGCTGCGCCACAGGGGTTGTTGTGTTTGAGAATAACTGCTGCTGGACGCTCTGCAAGATATTTTATTATGTTGAGCCCGTTGTCAAGGTCAGTGAGGTTGGTCTTGCCGGGATGCTTACCGGCCTGCAGCATGTCTGCTTCTGTAATGCTGCTCACCAGGCCGAGGCCAGGCTCGATGAACTGGCATTCCCCCAGAGTCAGGTTGCCGCTGACGAGTTCGTACAGAGCTGCTTCCTGGCCTGGATTTTCCCCGTAACGCAGACCTTTTTCGATGAGCATTCCACTCTTGTCGTCTGGCAGTTTCCAGGTGCGCTTGCGGTAGGTGAGAGTCTGTTCACCAAAAGTAATGCTCATTTGCTCAGGGAAATGGTCGTCCATAATCTTCTTGTACATCTCTTTCAATTCTGGCATGGCGGCCTCCTAAAGCTGAATGACTATGAGAGACATTTGATGAAGAATCGATAATTCAGAACATTGTGCAGCGTCTGGTCCTGTCCACCGGTAATTTTCTCGGAACCCCTGTCCTTGACCGGAAGATTCCATCCATGGTAGATAGCGCAGACATCAAGTCGACTTCAACTAAATTTGCCTTTGCGAAAGCAACCCTAATATACAAAGGAATTGGAATAAAGGAAATGATTCATTATAAGAAGATCGCCATAATCTTTATCGGCGCCATCTGGATGGTGCTGGCGTTTTTCACCCCGGGCCCTGCAGCGGTCAAGAAGGTGGCGGTGCTCCCTTTTCAGATCAATGCAGCCGAAGACTTGAGCTACTTGCGCGAAGGCATCATGGACATGCTCGCCAGCCGCCTCTCCTGGGAGGGCAAAGTAGAAGTCATCGAAAAACCGCTGGTGAAAAAGGCGATGGCCGCAAGCCCTAGGCCGCTCGACGAGGCCAAGGCACGACAGGTTGGCGGCAAACTGGGTGCGGATTATGTGCTGTTCGGCAGCCTGACGGTAGTTGGCAACAGCGTGAGCATTGATGCCAAGATGATCCCTCTCACCGGAGAGGGCTCTCCTGTGACCGTCTACGAACAGGCCAAAAGCATGGGGGAGGTGATCCCGAAGATAAACGACTTTGCTGAAGCCATAAACGGCAAGCTCTTTGGTCGGCAGATGGCGGCGGCTGCTCCCCCGCCCAAGCCAAAGTTTTCCCAGGAGCACCCTGAAAGATTGCTGAGCCGTCAGGGCTCAGAAGCGATTTCGCCTGTGCCCGGAGGCAGCTTCGAGATCATGCAGCAGGCTCCTGGAGCTGGGGGTACACGCTCGGATCTCTGGCGCAGCCAGCGGCTCGAGTTCCCGGTAAACGGCATGGACGTGGGAGATATAGATGGCGACGGCCGCCCAGAAATAGTTGTACTGTCCAGATTCAGGGAGGTTCTGGTATATCGCTGGGCTCAGGGCAGTCTCATCAAACTGGCATCATTTGAGACTTCCCGGTTGGACAGACTGGTGTGGGTCTGTGTTCTGGATGGCAACGGGGACGGCAGGGCTGAGATTTATGTGAACAACATCCGCAATGATATCCTTTCATCATTTGTGCTGGAGTGGCAGGGGGGCAGACTGGCCAAGACAGCTGGCGAAGTGCCCTGGTATTTCAATCGAGTTTTCCTGCCGGAGAAAGGCATGGTGCTCATTGGGCAGAAAAAGACGCCAGATGATATTTTTATGCCCGGCATCTATCTGCTGCAATCCGCAGGGGGCAAATATTCGCCCCTGGATGCCCTGCGGCTTCCCAAAGAGGCGAACGTGTTCAACTTCCTGCAGGCTGATCTCAACGGCGACGGTAGGGTTGAAACAGTACTCATCGGCTTTGAAGACAAGCTCTATCTGTTCGATGATACGGGCAAGCGGCTGTGGCGAAGCCGAGATTACTACGGGGCCACTGCCAACAAGATCCCGCCAAGAAAAAGCATTCAGGAGGAGTACATGAAAGACCGGAGCGGTGTAGTGCTGCCTGAGCCCTATTACATCCCCTCGCCGCTTATTCTTTCAGACCTCAACAGCGACGGCAAACCAGAGGTGCTGGTCAATCAGAACACTTCCTTCCTCTCCCGCCTGTTGATGAAACAGCGTAATTTTTCCAATGGTCAGATCATGTCCCTGGTGTGGGACGGCTACGAACTGCTGCCCCAGTGGAAGACGCGGCCCATAGACGGCATGGTGGTGAGCTACCGCCTGGCGGACGTGGATGGCGATGGTGCTGACGAACTGGTGGCCATGGTTCTGAAGGACAAGGAGTTCCTGAAGGCAAGCAAGAGTGTACTTTTCGTGTATGAACTCGGCCAGGTTCGGCAGCAGCCTGCGGCAGTTCCACCCGTTGGACAGCAAGGAGGGTCGTAATTTCCGTGTGGCAGTCACGCCAATGACGTGACTGCCACAGAAGGAATGAGACCACAATAATACCTGTGGGAGCGGCATCTTGCCGCGATAGAGTGTTTCAGTCACACGAATGGCGTGATCGCAGCGGGACGCTGCTCTCACAAGAGGAATACAGGCGCATAAGATTCATTGGGGAAATACTCACTAACCGCCAAAAAGCATCACGATCACATCCTTGGTGTGCCTGCACTTACAGGTCAAGATCAGTGGATAAGGATTTCTGTGGGAGCGGCATCTTGCCGCGAAAAAGCATCGCAGTTTCGCAAAAGGCGTGATTGCTCCAACAAAAAGACCTTTTTCTTACACTAAGTTATGTTACCTACAAAGGGCTCTCGATATCTGAGAAAAGGCCGAGCATCAACTACTGGAAATTATTATCTAATCACTACTTCAACCCACAACAGGCGGAAGATCTTTTCAGAGCCAATAGCAGCCCAAATAGTTCTCGACAGCTTGTTATGGCTTGATGAAAAAAAAGTGATCGATCTTGAGGCGGCGGTGGTGATGCCAGATCATCTTCATTTCATTGCAAGGCTCATTTCAGACTCGCTTTCCAATTTGATGCATAGTCTAAAAAGCTACAGTTCGAAGAAGATAAAATCGATTTTGAAATTGGAGGGCAGAATCTGGCAGGTACAATATCACGACCATGCAATCAGGAAAGATGAAGTGTTGAGGGATGTCATTCTGTATTGTTTGAATAATCCCGTCAGGGCCAAGCTGGTTCAAGATTTCCACGACTATCCCTTCTGGTATTGTCGTTACCAGGTTTGAATTGGAGGGAGAATTCGAAGGATTACCGCTGTATCCGGTAATCTAAGATATCTTCGTCTTGCCGGAGCTAGTCGCAGCGAGACGCTGCTCCCACAGAAGGATACTAGCTTACACCAACAATTCTTGTGGGAGCGGCATCTTGCCGCGATGATGTCTTGAATAAGAAACCGAATTGGAGGGGTATCGTGTCTGGCATGATAGGGAATTTCATCATCCTGTGGGAGTCACGCCCCAGGCGTGACTGCGATACGCTACCGCGGCAAGATGCCGCTCCCACAAAAGAAAGAATTTTTTAATCTTACCAGAAAAGCACCCTGTCCCCATGGTCCCCCTGGGTGTTGTAACGCTCAGAGCTTATGATATCTACAAGGATGGTTCCCAAACGAGTGTCAGCCACATCGTTCCATTCAGCAGACACCTTTTCAGGGTTGGTGTAGTTCCGATAATTGAAGGTGAGCGGCAGGGTCACGGGTTTGCTGCCATTTCCCTCCCGGTCGCGGACCAGAAGAGTGATCTGGAACTGATCCCAGACCAGGTCAGGGTCTGGCGGCGTGGGCAGGAAGAGATAGCCAGCAAGCTCT
Coding sequences within:
- a CDS encoding VCBS repeat-containing protein; this encodes MIHYKKIAIIFIGAIWMVLAFFTPGPAAVKKVAVLPFQINAAEDLSYLREGIMDMLASRLSWEGKVEVIEKPLVKKAMAASPRPLDEAKARQVGGKLGADYVLFGSLTVVGNSVSIDAKMIPLTGEGSPVTVYEQAKSMGEVIPKINDFAEAINGKLFGRQMAAAAPPPKPKFSQEHPERLLSRQGSEAISPVPGGSFEIMQQAPGAGGTRSDLWRSQRLEFPVNGMDVGDIDGDGRPEIVVLSRFREVLVYRWAQGSLIKLASFETSRLDRLVWVCVLDGNGDGRAEIYVNNIRNDILSSFVLEWQGGRLAKTAGEVPWYFNRVFLPEKGMVLIGQKKTPDDIFMPGIYLLQSAGGKYSPLDALRLPKEANVFNFLQADLNGDGRVETVLIGFEDKLYLFDDTGKRLWRSRDYYGATANKIPPRKSIQEEYMKDRSGVVLPEPYYIPSPLILSDLNSDGKPEVLVNQNTSFLSRLLMKQRNFSNGQIMSLVWDGYELLPQWKTRPIDGMVVSYRLADVDGDGADELVAMVLKDKEFLKASKSVLFVYELGQVRQQPAAVPPVGQQGGS
- a CDS encoding transposase: MLPTKGSRYLRKGRASTTGNYYLITTSTHNRRKIFSEPIAAQIVLDSLLWLDEKKVIDLEAAVVMPDHLHFIARLISDSLSNLMHSLKSYSSKKIKSILKLEGRIWQVQYHDHAIRKDEVLRDVILYCLNNPVRAKLVQDFHDYPFWYCRYQV
- a CDS encoding IMP cyclohydrolase → MPELKEMYKKIMDDHFPEQMSITFGEQTLTYRKRTWKLPDDKSGMLIEKGLRYGENPGQEAALYELVSGNLTLGECQFIEPGLGLVSSITEADMLQAGKHPGKTNLTDLDNGLNIIKYLAERPAAVILKHNNPCGAAHGSTLAEAYDRANMADRIAAFGGCVVFNKPVDRATAELVSANYLEVVAAPDYEEGTIDILRQRPNLRIIRISRIDQLKEFRTKRFVEFKSLMDGGLIVQQSPLNAILSVDDFKPAEAEYQGKTYRINRQPTPDELRDLLFGWSIEQGVTSNSVLYVKDECTVGIGTGEQDRVGVAEIAVYKAYTKYADRLCFQKHSISCKDLELAVARGEKEASLKDEIDAATREARGGLPGSAMVSDAFFPFRDGVDVGLREGVTAVVQPGGSMRDFEVIEACNEAGATMVFTGQRAFKH